One window of the Sediminitomix flava genome contains the following:
- a CDS encoding AMP-binding protein, with protein MKPQNIQELFTQISQAGKKEFAKVEGKKYTYKDFLTQVQQLQTLFNEKGLKEGDKVILSVDDDYYTSLFFLAFLKCGITTVFIDPNVPVLRANGIIAQINPQALVMDEALFEERKIEEKEGVFSLKVGKQKQRKGMLMKKLFKSKKTDEQSSQLFPAILDGLAISEEEKEVSPETTAYIIFTSGTTAAPKGVMISHMSLFHHLQTLSKVYGMDENTRILNILMLYHADGCIQGPLLTAFTQGTWLKPFRFDMSHISEIFHLIYKERITHFITVPTILSFLNAYSEDEEDSFQTEDFQCVVSVASKLEEHLWTSFEEKFKTTIVNVYGLTETVAGGLFSGFKNTARKRATVGVPVDCEAKIVNAEGAEVPSNEVGELLVKGENLFSAYYENEEATQKVMQDGWFSTGDLAQKDEEGFITIKGRSKNTINSGGLNVYPEQVAEMINRHDAVQECVVVGMPDTEFGEKITAAIVRKTGQNLEKNDLIQFLRPLLEVNQMPKAYHFFENLPKGLSSKIQLDEVKRLIAKKTEDSEVVEMTHDVSALVKESASKAFGVEESQISSDDNSHSLDGWDSMAHLDFITQLEKQLNIRFTTAEMITMNSIQNTENILKRKLK; from the coding sequence ATGAAGCCTCAAAATATACAAGAACTATTCACGCAAATTAGTCAAGCAGGAAAGAAAGAATTTGCTAAAGTTGAAGGAAAAAAATATACCTATAAAGACTTTTTGACCCAAGTACAACAACTACAAACTTTGTTTAATGAGAAAGGACTAAAAGAGGGAGACAAAGTCATTCTTTCTGTGGATGATGATTACTATACATCTTTGTTCTTTTTAGCATTCTTAAAATGTGGCATCACTACGGTTTTTATTGACCCGAATGTTCCTGTGTTGAGAGCGAACGGCATTATTGCCCAAATCAATCCTCAAGCCTTGGTGATGGACGAAGCACTCTTTGAAGAAAGAAAAATTGAAGAGAAAGAAGGCGTGTTCTCACTAAAGGTAGGGAAGCAGAAACAGCGTAAAGGGATGTTGATGAAAAAGCTGTTCAAGAGTAAGAAAACAGATGAACAGTCAAGTCAGCTTTTCCCTGCTATCTTGGATGGCTTAGCCATCAGTGAAGAAGAAAAGGAGGTTTCACCAGAGACAACAGCTTATATCATTTTCACATCTGGAACAACGGCTGCTCCAAAAGGTGTCATGATTTCACACATGAGTTTATTTCACCATTTACAGACCCTTTCTAAGGTCTACGGAATGGATGAAAATACGCGCATTCTCAATATTTTGATGCTTTATCATGCGGATGGTTGTATTCAAGGACCTCTTTTGACGGCTTTCACTCAAGGTACATGGTTGAAACCTTTCCGTTTTGATATGTCACATATCAGTGAGATTTTTCACCTTATTTACAAAGAGAGAATCACGCATTTTATCACTGTACCAACTATTTTATCTTTCTTAAACGCTTATTCGGAAGATGAAGAAGACAGCTTTCAAACAGAGGATTTCCAATGTGTGGTGTCCGTTGCTTCTAAGCTAGAAGAACATCTTTGGACTAGTTTTGAAGAGAAATTTAAGACAACAATTGTCAATGTGTACGGACTCACAGAAACAGTTGCAGGAGGTCTTTTTAGTGGATTTAAAAACACAGCTCGAAAGCGAGCAACAGTAGGTGTTCCTGTCGATTGTGAAGCCAAGATTGTAAATGCAGAAGGTGCTGAAGTTCCTTCAAATGAGGTCGGAGAGCTTTTGGTGAAAGGAGAAAACCTATTTTCAGCTTATTATGAGAATGAAGAAGCAACACAAAAAGTGATGCAAGACGGTTGGTTCAGTACAGGAGATTTAGCCCAAAAAGATGAAGAAGGTTTTATCACGATCAAAGGGCGTAGCAAAAATACGATCAACTCTGGAGGACTGAATGTTTACCCCGAACAAGTAGCGGAGATGATCAACCGTCATGATGCCGTACAAGAGTGTGTTGTGGTCGGGATGCCCGATACAGAATTTGGTGAAAAAATTACGGCTGCGATTGTACGTAAAACTGGTCAAAATTTAGAAAAAAACGACCTTATACAGTTTCTTCGTCCACTATTGGAAGTCAACCAAATGCCTAAAGCCTATCACTTTTTTGAGAACTTACCAAAAGGCTTGTCAAGCAAAATACAGTTGGATGAAGTGAAGCGATTGATTGCCAAAAAGACAGAAGATTCTGAAGTCGTAGAAATGACACATGATGTTTCGGCATTGGTGAAAGAAAGTGCTTCTAAAGCTTTTGGAGTAGAAGAATCTCAGATTTCTTCAGATGATAACTCACACAGTTTAGACGGTTGGGATTCGATGGCTCATCTTGATTTTATCACTCAACTCGAAAAACAATTGAATATCCGATTTACGACTGCTGAGATGATCACGATGAACAGTATTCAAAATACAGAGAACATCTTGAAGCGAAAATTGAAGTAG
- a CDS encoding MBOAT family O-acyltransferase, whose product MEVLIVILAMGGITVPLSWLLKEEWQLLPVTITTAVVLFLFSPTSLILLFITAFLSYYLMQKVEQKSMAVITIVIQLLSLFLFFKLEYGYLLGIEANRIMPLGLSYYAFRQIHYAIEVYKGKVARHSLFHYLSYCFFLPTLLVGPINRFSPFLKDLKRRRWDSTLFAFGLERILYGFFKVVVLGNYFFSIKLLQISDGMFMQGDWGEAYFNALSFAGNAYMQFSGYSDVAIGFACLIGFRVEENFNHPYRAENIVDFWNRWHMTLSNWCRDYVFYPFLSMTRSGRLSIIASMIVLGSWHELSLRYFLWAAIHAAAISIWHLYNRTKVFAVLSTFPLFQQWLGRLITLHFVMYSFVLIKEDDLFEAFRIIQKLVFLQ is encoded by the coding sequence ATGGAAGTATTGATTGTAATTTTAGCAATGGGAGGGATTACTGTTCCCTTGTCGTGGTTGCTCAAAGAAGAATGGCAATTATTGCCCGTAACTATTACTACGGCTGTTGTACTATTCTTATTTTCACCAACCTCACTGATTTTATTGTTTATTACAGCTTTTTTGTCTTACTACCTAATGCAGAAGGTCGAACAAAAAAGTATGGCAGTAATTACTATTGTTATTCAACTGCTTTCTCTCTTCTTATTTTTCAAGTTGGAGTATGGATACCTTTTAGGAATAGAAGCAAATCGAATTATGCCTTTGGGTTTATCCTATTATGCTTTCAGACAAATTCATTACGCAATAGAGGTTTATAAAGGTAAAGTAGCAAGACACAGCCTTTTCCATTATTTGTCATACTGTTTCTTTTTGCCGACTTTATTGGTTGGACCAATTAATCGCTTTTCACCGTTTCTAAAGGATTTGAAAAGAAGACGTTGGGACAGTACTTTATTTGCCTTTGGCTTAGAACGAATCTTGTATGGATTTTTCAAAGTTGTAGTTCTTGGCAACTACTTCTTTTCGATTAAGCTACTTCAAATTTCAGATGGAATGTTTATGCAAGGAGATTGGGGAGAAGCATATTTTAATGCTCTAAGCTTTGCAGGAAATGCCTATATGCAGTTTTCGGGTTATTCTGATGTCGCAATTGGTTTTGCTTGCTTGATTGGTTTTCGAGTAGAAGAGAATTTCAATCATCCTTATCGAGCAGAGAACATTGTAGATTTTTGGAACCGCTGGCACATGACACTATCTAATTGGTGTAGAGATTATGTATTCTATCCATTTTTGAGTATGACACGAAGCGGAAGACTTAGTATTATTGCTTCTATGATTGTGTTAGGTAGTTGGCACGAATTGTCTTTAAGATATTTTCTTTGGGCAGCTATACACGCTGCTGCAATTTCAATTTGGCATCTGTACAATCGAACAAAGGTTTTTGCCGTATTGAGTACTTTTCCGCTATTTCAACAATGGTTAGGTCGACTGATTACGTTACACTTCGTGATGTATAGCTTTGTCTTGATCAAGGAAGATGATCTATTTGAAGCTTTTCGTATTATTCAAAAACTGGTATTCCTTCAATAA
- a CDS encoding helix-turn-helix domain-containing protein, which produces MRNLEYSDRVLLERYLSLGLSIKRIAKILRFAPSTIYREIKRNSFRKASYKARRAHKLFIARKKRVGSMSKHKSYKPKRRYPYLFIRDRREILWFSDTKLGRKKGRTKSRLKGVFRRYRNRLGYKKYLFMSDYVFYQFLEKHQGKKLQSLKVDIGFKYYFKKYPIITSHKLRTYHSPSSKLRAA; this is translated from the coding sequence ATGAGAAACCTCGAATATTCAGATAGAGTCTTACTAGAAAGATACCTTTCACTAGGGCTTTCGATCAAACGGATTGCTAAAATACTCCGTTTTGCTCCCTCCACGATATACCGAGAAATCAAAAGAAACTCATTTCGAAAAGCGAGTTATAAAGCAAGACGTGCTCATAAGCTTTTTATCGCCCGTAAAAAGCGAGTTGGAAGTATGAGCAAACATAAATCTTATAAGCCCAAAAGAAGATATCCTTACCTATTTATAAGAGATCGTAGAGAAATACTCTGGTTTTCAGATACCAAATTGGGTAGAAAAAAAGGCAGAACAAAGTCACGATTAAAAGGGGTATTCCGACGATACAGAAATCGTTTAGGTTATAAAAAATACCTTTTTATGAGTGATTATGTATTCTATCAATTTTTAGAAAAGCATCAAGGAAAGAAACTCCAAAGTCTAAAAGTTGATATTGGTTTTAAGTATTATTTCAAAAAATATCCGATCATAACTTCCCATAAACTTCGAACATACCACTCCCCTAGTTCAAAACTCAGGGCAGCATAA